The DNA sequence accagcagtgcgggttcaattcccgtatcagcctccccgaacatgcgccggaatgtggtgactagaggcttttcacagtaacttcgcttcTACCATGAAGTTATCCTGTAGAGAAAACTTTGAGGAATCATCATGTAAATTAACAAAAATGTCATCATGTCCTTTACTTTTTATGCTCTGGATCTTCTTATTCATGTAAAGTGATCTTTTAGTGTTGTTTGTCGATATCACTAAAGTGAAACGGCATTGTGAGAAACTTGTTACATCGCAAGCATTGTTTTCCCTTCGctggatgaatttttaaaaagtaggcGTTGCCACAGTGTGTGCGCGTCATCACGTTagtgatgtcactttcaaaatggccatcattaGTGGCGTGATGGTTTCTGAACTGCGCCACAGAGTTAATGGCGTCGGCCACATTGCTCGAGTTCGCACCTTTTTCCTTAGCCCTGAACTCTGCATACTCGTGAGTGGATTGCTTACTGGCTTTGCACAggtgtgtcatagaatttacagtgccgaaggaggccattcggcccatcgagtctacaccggcccccggaaaagtaccctacccaaggtcaacacctccaccctacccccataacccaataaccccacccaacactaaggccaattttggacactaagagcaatttatcatggccaatccacctaacctgcacatctttgtactgtgggaggaaaccagagaacccggaggaaacccacgcacacacgaggaggatgtgcagactcagcacagacagtgacccaagccagaatcgaacccgggaccctggagctgtgaagcaattgtgctagccacaatgctaccgtgctgcccatttatggGCGGCGGTTTTATGGCTTCCTCTAAGGACAGAATCGGACTTCTTAATAATCTTTCTCGCAATCGCTCATCATAAATGCCAAACACTATTTGAACCCGCAACATTGAATCCACAACAAAGgaaaaattacaggactgcgctcttAGCCATAAATCCGTAATAAATTAATCCACCGATACTCCATTAAacttcatgggcaaaattctcccgaaacggcgcgatgtccgccgactggcgcccaaaacggcgccaatcagacgggcatcgcgccgccacaaaggtgcggaatgctccgcatctttgggggccgagccccaacattgaggggctaggccgatgccggaggaatttccgcctgccagctggcggaaacggcctttgttgccccgccagctggcgcggaaatgacatctccgggcggcgcatgcgcgggagcgtcagcggccgctgacagtttcccacgcaagcgcagtggagggagtctcttccgcctccgccatggtggagaccgtggcggaggcggaagggaaagagtgcccccacggcacaggcccgcccgcggatcggtgggccccgatcgtgggccaggccaccgtgggggcaccccccggggccatatcgccccgcgacacccccaggacctcagagcccgcccacaccgccttgtcatgccgttcaaaaggtggtttaatccacgccagcgggacaggcaatttatcggcgggacttcggcccatccgggccggagaatcgagcgggggggcccgccaaccggcgcggcccgattcccgccccccgctgaatatccggtaccggagacttcggcaaccggcgggggcgggattcacggcagcccccagcgattctccaacccggcggggggtcggagaatgacgccccatatgtctCATTCACTTGCGCTTCCTATGTCTAATTGACTTGCGCTTTTCAATGCGCATCACATTTCTCCACGACCCGTTCAAACCTTTTTTTCTCCTCTCTATCTGCGAATTCAAATAAATTAAACAATTCTAATGCCTGCGTCCAGCCAAATTGAGGTTGAGCGCAATTTTCCTGGGATTAATCATAGTCCTGGTGGTCACATCGGCCTCTTTGTATCAGGTCTCTGTTTcagtcaccggcctccgtactggtgtcatcagccaggtcctcagctggtatcccttatcccccaagagccagccaccaATCCTGGGGTGcttctcgaagaggccggggatggacGACTGCCCCATGAtgaagctgtcatgcacactcccgggaagcgtgcacacacgtgaatAATCTTCATGTGCTgatcgcacacgagctgtatgttcagggagtggagcccctttctgttaatatagggcacccccagatggcccggtgagcccggggcaacatgcatgccatctattaccccctggacctggggcatcccgacgatgacagagaaacctgctgcccgggcatcttgttgggcttggtccatgtcaaagataatgtagttttccgcccgggcaaacagggcatccgtgacctgtcggatgcagcTGTGGGCTGGCTTGCGAGacaccacacaggtccccgctcgagccctggaatgactccGAGGCAAAAtgattcagggctgcggtgaccttgacggccaccgggagcatgttccctcctcctccatgtgatgccaagtccatgaggacatggcacaggtgtcgcaccatctccttgttgaggtgaaGCCTCCTGCAGTAcgtgctgtccatcatctgttcgcgtaaaccagcgacgcctgtacacgctGGGCCGTGGGGTGACTCGCCCTCTggctccctccctggcctgatggatgaTCGAGTCCTCAGGTTGTGGGCAGGGACcagcacatgggctgccgcctcgagtatctgcagatgctgctgccgCTATCTCCGGTGTCTGGCCTCCCGGCTTAGCAGCAGCACCACTCGGGCAAGTTCTGCGCCTAATATCCCCGccttagcgttcaatatctgtaaggaattgggacagGATGTTGTAGTGGACTCATTATTTGTTAatacatgttcagttaatgtaaagTAAGTACAGACAAATGATCACCAGATGGCAACACTACAGGACCTATCAAAAGGAGTTTCCCGCTcgttctttgtgtgtgtgagttagtgtgggtATAGAGCAGCTTGAGTGAAGACGTGATTAGATCAGAGTGCAGTGTATTATAATTACAATTGTTAATTTAATATAAACTTACTTActtgttttactagtttagtattgaagtgaaagaactcgctagtttattatatattactcaataaacattttgtcatcatctggaagactttgactatttctcatcagtattcaaGACAACTCGACAAGACAAATGAGGAATATTTATATTGCAATTTAGTAATATAACagatgttagactgacaaacagcggtggctcccaccccgggaccctccattcccacaTTGATCACCCCCCCCATATCCGgaatgccctgcccatgcacaACTGGCTGCAGAGGGAACGCCAAACCCCATATCCCAGATACCCGCTCGTAATGTCACCTGGACCGGGTGATGGTCCCCTCCCCGTTGCACTCATCTGGCCGTGGACCTTTCACCGAGCTGTGTCCATCCCCAGGCTCATGTTTTTCaataggagtactaatcggcgccagcttgctggggaggccgttgaatgacaggaggctgttggatatggggtggctcctgttaattgtatagaaatggagcttaagtggtgataattggtttctcaccacgtttCAGCAAGATCCTGATTTTGCCCAAGGGAGCGGGCTtaatgcatcacaaactgtttggcgcctgccgtggttctcgttttcggcctctcccacgattcaccagcctcgtttcacttgaggGAGAACAAACGAGGCCGGAAAATCGTCCCTCAGTGTCTCTGATGGCAGATGGGGGATATCTGCCTGATACTTCAGATTTGAGGATCAATGTCAGAAACATGTTTGTATTTGCTGTGCATTTATTTCTCTGACTGTTTACACCATTTCACAGCACAATTATTACCAATACAACTTTTATATTTCAGATAATAAACCCCCCAATTATTAATATATGAATAAGCTggtgaatcatagattatcatagaatttacagtgcagaaggaggccattcggcccatcgggtctgcaccggctcttggaaagagcaccctacccaaggtcaacaccgccaccctatccccataacccagtaaccccacccaacactaagggcaattttggacactaagggcaatttatcatggccaatccacctaacccgcacatctttggactgtgggaggaaaccggagcacccggaggaaacccacgcatacacggggaggatgtgcagactccgcacagacagtgacccaagcaggaatcgaacctgggaccctggtgctgtgaagcaattgtgctatccacaaggctactgtgctgtaaGTAAGAAGAGTCAACATGtctattctttctatctatctatctatctatcatgtcCTTTATGGTTTCAGAACTCACATTCTGCAATTGGAACCGTTTGGCTTCAATGCAAAATTAGTATTGCCTAATCTTTGTAAAAATTAGTGACGGCTGTTTGTTCAAAGACCAGGAACTAATTCCGCTCCCTCTGAAAGCTGATTGATTCACAGGGGGGGGTTTAGTTGTTTTATATAAAGGGCTGTCAGTAAGGAACAAACTCTGCGGCTCCAGGTCTGTTGTCACTGTTTAGTGTCGGCTCCTCTTTCTGAAATGGAATTAGCAACAATTGAACAGGCAGCTTTCATTTATTACCATTTTCTTGCAATCTTTGGAGTTCCCGGTAAGAAGCTGAAGCCGGTGGTTTTTGTTTtttcagtcagtcagtcagagtgggggtgggagggtgcgagtggtggtgggaggagggtgtgagtggggccgggagggggagggtgtgagtggggctgggagggggcgagggtgtgagtggggctgggagggggcgggtgtgagtggggctgggggggagggagggtgtgagtggggccgggagggggaaggtgtgagtggggctgggaggggggagggtgtgagtggggctgagagggggagggtgtgactggtgtgggaggggggagggtgtgagtggggctgagaggggggagggtgtgagtggggctgagagggggagggtttgagaggggctgagagggggagggtgtgagtggggctgagagggggagggtgtgagtggggctgagaggggggagggtgtgagtggggctgggaggggggagggtgtgagtggggctgagagggggagggtgtgagtgggtctgagagggggagggtgtgagtggggctgagagggggagtgagcagcagcagacagagacactcagcataggcagcttaccttagcttcactggtcatacctcttgactgtattacatctagttaagctctggaaacagaacaaacctactgaataaagtatttgtattaactggaagtctacaatctttattcagacttagggaATAATATATGGGGGAGGGTTTGAGTGGGGAtgagagggtggagggtgtgagtggtgtgggggggggagggtgtgactggtgtgggagggggagggtgtgagtggggctcggaagggggagggtgtgagtggtgtgggggtggtgggtgtgactggtgtgggagggggagggtgtgagtggggctcggaagggggagggtgtgagtggggcttggaagggggagggtgtgggtggggctcggaggggggatggtgtgctggtgtgggagggggagggtgtgactggtgtgggatggggagggtgtgagtggggctcggaagggggagggtgtgagtggggcttggaagggggagggtgtgggtggggctcggaggggggatggtgtgctggtgtgggagggggagggtgtgactggtgtgggatggggagggtgtgagtggggctcggaagggggagggtgtgggtggggctcggaggggggatggtgtgctggtgtgggagggggagggtgtgactggCGTGGGAGGGGTAGGGTGAGAGTGGGGctcggagggggagggtgtgagtggggctaggagggggagggtgtgagtggggctcggagggggagggtgtgagtggtactgagaggggagaggggttgctggtgtcggagggggagggtgtgagtggggctcggagggggggtgtgggtggggctcggaaggggggagggtgtgagtggggctcggaggggaaggatctgagtggggctgggaggggggagggtgtgagtggggctgggagggagagggggtgagtggagctcggaggggggagagtgtgagtggggctcagagggggagggtgtgagtggggctcggaggggggagggtgtgggtggggctcgGAAGAGGGGAGGGTctgagtggggctgggaggggggagggtgtgagtggggctgggagggggtgagtggggctcGGAGGGGGGAGAGTTTGAGTGGGGctcagagggggagggtgtgagtggggctgggaggggggagggtgtgagtggagctgggagggggaaggTGTGactagtgtgggagggggaggaggtgagtggggctgggagagggagggtgtgagtggggctcggaggggggagggtgtgagtggggctcggagggggagggtgtgggtggggctaagggggggagggtgtgagtggggctggtagggggagggtgtgagtggggctgggaggagggagggtgtgactggtgtgggagggggagggtgtgagtggggctgggaggtggagggtgtgagtggggctgggaggggtgttggtgtgagtggggctcgggggggagggtgtgggtggggctcagagggggagggtgtgagtggggctcggaggagggagggtgagagtggggctcggagggggtgggtgtgggtggggctcagagggggagggtgtgagtggggctgggagggggagggtgtgagtggagctgggagtgtgggtggggtgtcATCTGCTCTGTTCGCCTCCAGAACACCATTCTGCTTTGAGAGAGCATTTGCTTCTTTCTAACCTGTGCAGCATTATCACAACCACATCAGAGATGATGAGCCTGCCTGGTCAGGAAAAGCTGAACAAGTaactgagggagaaaggaatagaaggacatgTTAATATGGTCAGATGGAGTCGGGTAGTGAAAGGTGCTTGTGCAGAATAAGCAACGACAGACATACGCCTGTTGAACCAAGTGGCCTGACTCTGGACTGCCATTTCCAAGAAGTTAAATGGAATTAATTGGGGAATTTACTCTTCTCTTTGTAGCTAATTTCCTGACAATTGTGGTCCTGTCCCGAGGAGGCTGTGGTCTGTCCAAAGGGATCACTCTTTACCTGGCGGGTATGACAACAatggatctactggtcattattttcAATGTGATAATCTATTACATACTTTGGTATTATTTCCCACACTCACCTCTACACTACACGCCCATTACATGTGTCAATGTGGTTATCAACTATGTGGTTGTTGACTGCTCTGTCTGGTTAACGGTGGCTTTCACTGTCGATCGCTTTGTCCTCATTTGCTGTCAAGAACTCAGAGAGAAGTATTGCAGGGAGAAAACTGCAGCTGTGGTTATAGTGACCGTGTGTGCTGTGTCCTGCTTCAAAAACATCCCCCTGTATTTTGCTTTTGAACCTATCTATATAATTAACAATGTGGAGTGGGAAATTAATTTCAAACCAACTTACTTCACTTTGCCAGGATGGGTCACTTACGACTGGCTTAGCACAGTTTTCAACCCCTTGTTGCCGTACTTTCTGATTATATTTCTCAACGCTCTGACTGTGAGACACATTGTGATGGCTAATCGAACCCGCAGAGCACTGCAAGGTCAACGCAACAGCAAGAACAGCGATGATCCAGAGATGcagagccgaaggaaatccatcattttactcttctccaTTTCTGGTACTTTCATCGTGCTGTGGATGCCTTATGTTGTATTTTTCCTCATCTCCAGAATTACAGGCAGCCTTTATGATCCTGATCAACACACTGATCCTTTACATATCGCAGACTACACCGGAGAGATGTTCCAACTGCTGAGCTCCTGTACAAACACGTGTGTTTATGCGCTGGCCCAGACTAAATTCAGAGAGAAGTTGAGAAATGCAATCATGTATCCATTTACTGTGATTATTAAATATGTCAAATATGGCAACTCATCATTTGTTGAGCTCTACTGAATTGTGCCTTCAATTCTTTCCTTGAAAATAGATCCTTATTTTAATTATTAGATATGTCAGACAATCAAAACAACTTGAAACAAAGCAGCAAAAGATTCATAACAATTGAATGAATTTATCTTAAATTCTATCCTCTGAGTTTGATACTTGCAATAAGTGGCAGCCTGGGCTCTCAGTGGTATTCTCCCCTGCGAACGGGAAGGTCATGTGTTCAAGCATATAATCGAGGCTGACAGTGGTCActtcagatcaggggcgaaattctccggtatcggcgcaatgtccgccgactggcgcccaaatggcgcaaatcagtcggtcatcgcaccgccccaaaggtgcggaatgctctgcatcttgggggggccgagccccaaccttaaggggctaggcccgcgccggactaatttccgccccgccagctggcggaaaaggcctttggtgccccgtcagcttgcGCGGATATGACATCTccgggggcggcgcatgcgcgggagcgttagcagccgctgatggcattcccgcgcatgcgcagtggagggagtctcttccgccaccgccatggtggagttcccccacggcacaggcccgcccgcagatcggtgggccccgatcgcgggccaggccaccgtaggggcaccccccggggccagatcagcccgcgcgccccccccaggaccccggagcccgcctgcgccgccttgtcccgccagtacggtaggtggtttaatctacgccggcgggacaagcattttagcagcgggactttggcccattcgggccggagaatcgcgggggtggggaggggggagcgccaactggcgtgccgcgattcccacccacgccaaatatccggtgccgcagaattcggcaaccggcgggggcgggattcacgccagcctctggcgattctccgacccggtggggggtcggagaatctcgccccagctccTAATGCAAAGCCTGACTGCCCCCCAGGGTGTATGTAAAAGATCTCATGCTACCATTGTGAACAAAGCAATAAATTAATCCATGTTCTGCTGCTCAATATTTGTCCTTAATCAGCACCACCAAGATCTATTTGTTTGTTAATTTATCTGCTATTTGTTTGAGAAATCCTGCTATGTACAAACGTTTCCTGCATAACAACAATGACCACACTTCAGAAAACTTCATAGGTTGTGAAGTGCTGagcacagcacggtggcacagtcattagcactacagcctcacagcaccggggacccaggtccgattccggccttggctgactgtgtggtgtttacactttctccctgtgtctgcgtgggttcctctgggtgctccggtttcctcccacactccaaaagatgtgcaggttaggggaggtcatggagattgggcgggggagtgggcgtaggtagggtgctctttcataaaaTACACATCATGGTGACCTATAACTAATGTGGGAATGTGTCCAGCCTGTGAAACATCTGCTTGAGGAATATGGGAGCATTGTTCGCTACAAGTTTGAAGAGAGATCTCACAAAAGGGTGAAGATCAGTGAGTTTCATCGTTGCTATTTGTTGGGATGAATGACAAAAGGAAAGATCTCCTCAGGAGGTATTGTGGTTTTACGATACTGTCACATCTGAGTTGTTCCAATGTGCTCACGTCCCACCTTCCAACTCCACTGAGAGTAATTCCCATTTCTCCCACATTTGAAGGTGAGGAGAACTGGATAAAATATTCATGGGGCGATTTGAAAAGAGTTCAACAGTTTGATCACTTGTTCCTTTACTCTAATGATTTGGTGATTGCAGTTTAATACCTTATTGGCTTTGTTGATTGCTGCAGTGTTCAGTGATATTTGGAGTTGAGTCCACGAAGACTCCTCGGCCTCCAGATTTTAAAAcaaattgaattcagatttcactatctgccatggtggtatTCCAATACCGGACCCCCATCACAGGAAATACGCCTGGCCTgagcctctccagcccagcactatcCCGTTGACCCTCATCACCGATGAAGGACCCCCATCGGCATCCTGGAGGCAATTAAAGGGAGGGGAGGGTAACCAACCCCTTGGCACTTGTCAGactgcaaggtgccaggttggtactgccaaggaaCAGTGCCTGAAGGAGAaatccgggagtgagggggtgccggTGCTGAAGCAGGTGactcaggggaggggggggtgcaaggAGAGGAAATAGGGTAGCTGAAGCGGGGTGTGGGGGGCTGAAGAAGGTGACTGTGGTGTGCGGGACATTATCAGCGATCCAGGGGAGTTGAGCAGCATTCTGAGGTTGAGGTGCCCTTTGAAAATGGTGCCCCTATCTCTGTGAAGCTTTTCAAATTGATTTTCCTCATCTCCCTTTTCATTTTTCCATTGAGCAATTCGAGAATGTTTCTGCGAGCATTCCTTCAGCGACCCATGTCACGCATGAATAGATGTTCGT is a window from the Scyliorhinus torazame isolate Kashiwa2021f chromosome 1, sScyTor2.1, whole genome shotgun sequence genome containing:
- the LOC140410588 gene encoding probable G-protein coupled receptor 139, giving the protein MELATIEQAAFIYYHFLAIFGVPANFLTIVVLSRGGCGLSKGITLYLAGMTTMDLLVIIFNVIIYYILWYYFPHSPLHYTPITCVNVVINYVVVDCSVWLTVAFTVDRFVLICCQELREKYCREKTAAVVIVTVCAVSCFKNIPLYFAFEPIYIINNVEWEINFKPTYFTLPGWVTYDWLSTVFNPLLPYFLIIFLNALTVRHIVMANRTRRALQGQRNSKNSDDPEMQSRRKSIILLFSISGTFIVLWMPYVVFFLISRITGSLYDPDQHTDPLHIADYTGEMFQLLSSCTNTCVYALAQTKFREKLRNAIMYPFTVIIKYVKYGNSSFVELY